Genomic window (Streptomyces sp. RerS4):
TCGGGTTCCCCGTCCGCGCCGGTCTCGCCCTCGCCGGGGCCGTCGGCGTCACCGTCCGCGTCGCCGACGCACTCCCCCACGGCGAGCCCCTCGGCCACGCCCTCGCCCACGCCCTCGCGCTCCGCGAGCCCCACGGCGAAGCCGACGGTGAGCGGGCCGCCCACGCACACCGTTACTCCGACGCCGTCACCCACGCTGCGCGTGACCAAGCTCGACGTCGCGCTGAAGCCGGGGGTCTACCGGGGCGAGGCCACCGTGTCCCTGGCGACGCAGGGCACGGGCCAGGTCACGGTCGTCCTGGAGTGGTTCCTCGGCGACCGGCAGGGGGACTACGCGGTCCCGGACGGCCGGGAGACGGTCACCGTGTCGGCCGGCTCCCTGGCCCCCGTCACCCGGTCCCACACCTTCGCGCGGGGTCACGGCTGCTACGGCGGGGTCCGCGTCACCACCCGGCCCGCCGCCGGCAGCGGCTCGGCGTCCGACTCCCAACTGCTGCTTCGATGCCAGGACCAGGAGCCCCAGGAGCCTCAGGAGCCCCCGCGATGACCGATCCCCGCACCCCTCAGGGGGACGACGACTACAGCGCCACCGTCCTCGGCAGTCACTGGTTCACCGGCCCGCCGCAGCCCGAGGACGCCGCCCCCGACCGGGTGGAGGGCTCGGTGCTGCGGTTCGGGCCGGGGGTGACGGCGGCCATGCCGGCGCCGTTCCCGCCGGCGCCGGCCGCGCCGCCGCCCGCCCCACGACGCGGCGGGGGCTGGCGGCGCTACACGCTGGCGGCGGTGGTGCTGGCGGCGGTGCTGGGGTACCTGGGCTGGCAGCGGTTCGGGCCGGGCGTCGAGGTGCGGGGCCTGTCGGTCAGCACCGACCCGCAGGGGCCGGGCTGTGACGCGGCGGCCGATGTGGTGGCCGTCGTACGGACCAACGGGCGCCCCGGGACCCTCACGTACCGCTGGGTCCGCAGCGACGGGACCCGGTCGGCGGACCTCACGGAGCGGGTGGGCGGCGGCCGCGAGGAAGCCACCTTGCACCTGCTGTGGACCTTCCAGGGCGCGGGCACGTACGCGGCGCGCGCCGAGCTCCAGCTGCTGTCCCCGGAACGGCGCGCGGCGGCGACGGAGTTCACGTACCGGTGTCGTTACTAGAGGGGGGGCTTCCCGGTCAGCCCCGCTCGGTCCCGGTCAGCCCCACTCGGTCCCGGTCGGTCCCGGCCGGTCCCGGTCGGTCCCGGCCGGTCCCGGTCAGCGCAGGGCGGGCTCGCCCGCGCTGATCGCGCTCATCACGCGCTCGACGGTCTCGCGCTGTTCGCCGACGGGGGCCGCGTAGCCGATGGAGCCGCGCGCGGCCTCCTCGCCGAGCGTGCGGGTCATCACCCACGCGGCGAGGTACTGCGAGGCCAGGCAGCCGCCGGCCGTCGCGATGTTGCCCTCGGAGTGGAACGGCGCGTCCAGGACGGTGACGCCCAGCCCCTCCACGAACGGCCGGCTGGTCAGGTCGGCGCAGGCCGGCATGTCGCTCAGCAGGCCGAGCCGCGCGAGCACCAGTGCGCCGGAGCACTGCGAACCGATGAGCTGGCGCGTCGGGTCCAGGGGCAGCATGGCGAGCAGCCGGTCGTCGGCGATCACGTCACGCGTCTTCACCCCGCTCCCGATCAGGACGACGTCGGCGTCGGGGATGAAGTCCATGGGGCGCTGCCCCCTCACCTCGACGCCGTTCATCGAGGTCACCACGGGCGTGGGGGTGGTGATGAAGGCCTCCAGGCCGTCCTTGCGACAGCGGTTGATCAGCGCCGAGGCGATGAAGCTGTCGAGCTCGTTGAATCCGTCGAAGGTGACCACGGCTACCCGCATCGAAACTCCTCGGTCGGTACGTCTCTCAGGGCCTGAGTCTTCCACCCGCCATGCCCGCTCGCCCTGGGCCAATCGGCGGGAAGTGGCCTGCCGTTCCGTGGCTTCGAACGGTTTCGGCCCGTGCCGGTTCCGGCCGTCGGGAACCTCTGGATCGGCCCGTGGCCGCCTGGCCGGCCGCACGGGCACCCACGCCGCGCGGAAGGCCCGCAGCCGCTTTGGGAGTGGCTGCGGGCCGTTTCACGTGTAACCGTCCCCCGCCGCAACCGGGGGACGGGGATCAGGACCGCGCGTGCGCGGTGATGTCGGCCTCGAACTCCACGGTCATCGCCGGGGTCACGCTGGGCCGGCACTGGGCCACGGCCGCCAGGTAGTCCTCCGTCGTCGCCCCGAGCTGCGCGGCCGCCGCGCCGCGCGCGCCCACCGCCTCCAGGTCCCGTTCGAAGGACACCTGGGCGGCGGTCCGGGCCGCGTGCTCGATGTCGGCGGGGGTGAACAGTTCGGTCGCCGCGACGAGTGCGGCCACGTCCACGTCCGCGCGCCCGGCCGTGTAGCGCGACCAGATCGCCGCGCGGGCGGCGGCGTCCGGGGTGCCGATGGGGATCAGGTAGTCGAAGCGGCCGGGCCGCAGGAAGGCCGGGTCGAGGGAGCGGATGGAGTTGGTGGCGCAGACCAACAGCCGCTCGTCACCCTCCCGGAACCCGGGGATCAGCTTGAGCAGCTCGTTCGTCACCCCGTGCATCCCGCCCGGGTGCGCGGGCTCGGAGCGTACGGGCGCGATCTCCTCGACCTCGTCGATGAAGACGAGCACCCGCTCCAGCTCGGCGATCCGGGCGAACGCGTCGCGCAGCGCGGTGGCCAGGTTCCCGCCGTCGGCGAGGCGTGAGGGCAGCAGCTCCACGAAGGGCCAGCCGAGGCGGGAGGCGATGGCGCGGGCGAAGGTGGTCTTTCCGGTGCCGGGCGGTCCGAAGAGGGTGATGGCGCGCGGCGGGCGCACCCCGTGGGCGGCGGCCCGTTCCGGCTCGGCGAGCGGGAGCACCACGCGGCGTTCGATGAGGTCCTTCTCGGTCTCCATGCCGGCGACCTTGGCCCACAGGTCCGCCGGGAGGAAACGGCCGCCGAGGTCGTCGAGGAGGCCGGCCGCCGGTCCGTGCAGGGGCTCGGTCTTCTCGAAATAGGCGACGGCCGGTTGGCGCGTGTAACCGGCGTTGAGGAGGCCTTCGCCGAGGAGGTCCTCCTCGGGCAGGACGTACGCGATCCGGCCGACGCGCGCGGCGATGAGCCGCCGCTCCAGCTCCACGAGCAGCGCGCTGGCCAGCCCCCGTCCGCGCCAGCCGGCGGCGATCGCGATGCGCATGACCCAGGCCCGCTCGCCCGTCACACAGGCGAGCGCCGCGCCGATCGGGACGCCCTGGTGGACGGCCACCACGCAGGGCTGCCGGTCGGTCAGCGCGCTGATGCACTCGGCGAGGGAGAAGACGGATTCCTGGCCGAGGTCGGCCGTGGTGTCTATGAGATGGACCACTGCCGCGAGATCGCTCTCGCGGTAGTCGTGGATGAGCCAGTTCACCTGGTACCGCCCCTCGTTCGTGCTCCTGCGGCGAGGCTAGGCGCGGCGGGTCCCCACGCTCCCGCGCCTTCGTGCACAACAGCCGCTCCGGAACTGCGCCGCGGCGTCCATAGACCGGTGTCTTCCGCCGAAGCCGTCCGCCGCCGACCCCAGCGCCTTCATGGCTTCCGACAGCCCGGCGCCCGGGTGGCCGGGATGCCGGGGACTCTGGGGTTCGCGGGTTCGCGGGTTTGCGGGTTCTCGGGTTCGCGGGTAGGTTCGCGGATTCACAGCCGATTCACATGGAATACCGGGCTCCGGACACAGCTTCGCCGGAGAGGCTCGGCGCATGATCCAAACCAACCCTCCCCGACGGGCGGCCCGGATCCTGCTCGCGCTGACCGCGATGGCCGCCCTCGTGAGCGTGGACGCTCCGGACGCCCGTGCCACCGCGCCGCTGGGTGTCACCGCCGAGGCGCTGCCCGACGCGACCGCGGACCGGGTCGGCGCCCTGTTCGCGGGCGGTCTGGACGGCGGGCACTTCTGCACCGCCGCCGTGGTGCGGAGCGCGGGCCGCGACGTGATCGCCACGGCCGCGCACTGCCTCGACCACCCGGCCACCACCGTGTTCGCGCCGGGCTACCGGGACGGGAAGGCCCCGTACGGGGTGTGGCGGCTGGCCGAGGTGAGCGTGTCCCCCGACTGGACCGACGGCGAGGATCCCGACGACGACGTCGCCTTCGCGACCCTCGCCCCGCTGGACGGGGTGCGCGTCGAGGACGTCGTCGGCGGCTTCCCGGTGGCCGCCGGGCAGCCGGACGACGTGACGGTGACGGTCCTCGGCTACCCGAGCGAGCGGGACGCGCCGCTGCGCTGCGCGAACTCCACCTCGCTCCTCTCGGACACCCAGCGCCGCATCGAGTGCCCGGACCTGAGCGGCGGCACCAGCGGCAGCCCGTGGCTGGTGGACGGCGCGCTGGCGGGGGTGCTCGGCGGATACGAGGGCGGCGGCACGGTCGCGGAGGTGTCCTACAGCGCCGTACTGGGCGAGGAGGCACGGGAGCTCTACCGGACGGCGGCCGACGCCCCCTGAGCCGGCGGCGGCTCGGCGGTCCACTGGATCAACCGTTCGCGGGCGAGGCCGATGGGGGTCAGGCCGGTGGTCTCCTTGACGACGTCGTTGAAGTGGGCCTGGTCGTGATGTCCGGCGAGCCGTGCCACGGTCGCCAGGGGCAGCCCCCGGCTCTGGAGGCGCAGCGCGTTCGTGAAGCGAAGGATGCGGGCGACCTCGGCGGATGAGCGGCCGATCTGTTCGCGGAAGCGGCGTTCGAGGGTCCGTACGCTCACCAGCCCCTGCGCGGCGAGCTGCGTGACCTTGATCCGTCCGTCGGTCCGGTGGAGTTCGCGCCACCCCCAGATCACGTCGGGGGCGACGCGGGGGCCGCCGTCCCGCGGTGGCACGCAGTTGCTCGGGGAGGTGGCGCAGGGTGCGGGGCAACAGGTGGGAGG
Coding sequences:
- a CDS encoding AraC family transcriptional regulator → MRVAVVTFDGFNELDSFIASALINRCRKDGLEAFITTPTPVVTSMNGVEVRGQRPMDFIPDADVVLIGSGVKTRDVIADDRLLAMLPLDPTRQLIGSQCSGALVLARLGLLSDMPACADLTSRPFVEGLGVTVLDAPFHSEGNIATAGGCLASQYLAAWVMTRTLGEEAARGSIGYAAPVGEQRETVERVMSAISAGEPALR
- a CDS encoding bifunctional GNAT family N-acetyltransferase/ATP-binding protein, giving the protein MNWLIHDYRESDLAAVVHLIDTTADLGQESVFSLAECISALTDRQPCVVAVHQGVPIGAALACVTGERAWVMRIAIAAGWRGRGLASALLVELERRLIAARVGRIAYVLPEEDLLGEGLLNAGYTRQPAVAYFEKTEPLHGPAAGLLDDLGGRFLPADLWAKVAGMETEKDLIERRVVLPLAEPERAAAHGVRPPRAITLFGPPGTGKTTFARAIASRLGWPFVELLPSRLADGGNLATALRDAFARIAELERVLVFIDEVEEIAPVRSEPAHPGGMHGVTNELLKLIPGFREGDERLLVCATNSIRSLDPAFLRPGRFDYLIPIGTPDAAARAAIWSRYTAGRADVDVAALVAATELFTPADIEHAARTAAQVSFERDLEAVGARGAAAAQLGATTEDYLAAVAQCRPSVTPAMTVEFEADITAHARS
- a CDS encoding trypsin-like serine protease, producing MIQTNPPRRAARILLALTAMAALVSVDAPDARATAPLGVTAEALPDATADRVGALFAGGLDGGHFCTAAVVRSAGRDVIATAAHCLDHPATTVFAPGYRDGKAPYGVWRLAEVSVSPDWTDGEDPDDDVAFATLAPLDGVRVEDVVGGFPVAAGQPDDVTVTVLGYPSERDAPLRCANSTSLLSDTQRRIECPDLSGGTSGSPWLVDGALAGVLGGYEGGGTVAEVSYSAVLGEEARELYRTAADAP
- a CDS encoding helix-turn-helix transcriptional regulator, whose protein sequence is MPPRDGGPRVAPDVIWGWRELHRTDGRIKVTQLAAQGLVSVRTLERRFREQIGRSSAEVARILRFTNALRLQSRGLPLATVARLAGHHDQAHFNDVVKETTGLTPIGLARERLIQWTAEPPPAQGASAAVR